The DNA window AGCTCGAGTATCCGCCTGCGCGTCGGGTCCGCGATCGCGTGAAAAACGTCAGATTGCGGCGCAACCCTCATTCAGCGACTATATTTTAGGAATCGCTAAAATGTCAAACAGGAGAGATCCACGACCGCCGTAGCGACGTAACCAAGGCCATCATCCGAGCTTACGCCCCACCCTCGGGTGGCAGGGGCCGCGGCCGGCGGTTGTCATCGATGGCGACGAATGTGAAGAGACCTTCCGTTACCTTGATGCGCTCGCCGACGTTT is part of the Vicinamibacteria bacterium genome and encodes:
- a CDS encoding acyl-CoA thioesterase; this translates as NVGERIKVTEGLFTFVAIDDNRRPRPLPPEGGA